The genomic stretch CCGCGTGTCGGCCAAAGTGATGCAGACTGCGCTGGCCGTACGCGATACGGTAATGACCATCGCCGATATGGTGATGTATGTGCTGGTGTATTTCATCACTTCCGGCGTGATTTTGGTGGCGCTGGATAGCTGGCTGCTGCTGCCTTTTGTGGGCTGGCTCATCGGCTTCAGCCTGGTAATGCGCTTTCTGATTCCCCGGCTTGGCCAAACCGCCGCCCGCCAGGCCGATGCCCGCTCGCTGATGACCGGCCGCGTTACTGATGCCTACGCCAACATCGCCACGGTGAAACTCTTTTCCCACGGTGCGCGCGAAGCCGATTATGCCCGCCGTTCGATGGAAGAGTTTATGGTAACCGTGCACGCTCAAATGCGGCTGGCCACCCTGCTCTACAGTGCCAGTGCCGCAGTAAACACCGCGCTCACCCTTTCCACTGCCGTGCTCGGCATTTGGCTGTGGCACAATGGCCAGGTGGGCGTGGGCGCCGTGGCCACCGCCACTGCCATGGCGCTGCGTGTGAACGGGCTCTCGCAATACATCATGTGGGAATCCGCCCGACTGTTTGAGAATATCGGCACTGTGGCCGACGGCATGGGCACGCTCTCCAAGCCGCAAACCATCCTCGATAAGCCCGAAGCCAAGCCCCTGTTGGTGAACAAAGGTGAAATCTGCTTCAACCATATCGATTTCTCCTACGAGCCCGGCAAGCCCCTGCTTAACGGCTTCAACCTACACATCTGCCCCGGCGAAAAAGTCGGCCTTATCGGCCGCAGCGGCGCCGGTAAATCCACCATTGTGAATCTGTTGTTGCGCTTCTACGAGCCGCAGAGCGGCAAAATCTGCATCGACGGACAAAATATCGACAGTGTTACCCAAGAAAGCCTGCGTGCCCAAATCGGCTTGGTAACGCAAGACACCAGCCTGCTGCACCGCTCGGTGCGCGACAACATCATCTACGGCCGCCCCGACGCTACCGAAGAAGATATGCTGCAAGCCGCCCGCCGTGCCGAAGCCGCCGAATTCATCCCCCAGCTTTCCGATGCCAAAGGCCGCAAAGGCTACGATGCCCACGTGGGCGAGCGCGGCGTGAAGCTTTCCGGCGGCCAGCGCCAACGCATCGCCATCGCGCGCGTGATGCTCAAAGACGCACCGATTCTGCTTTTGGACGAAGCCACCAGCGCGCTCGATTCTGAAGTGGAAGCCGCTATCCAAGAAAGCCTCGGCACCATGATGGAAGGCAAAACCGTTATCGCCATTGCTCACCGCCTATCCACCATCGCCGCCATGGACCGCCTCATCGTGCTCGACAAAGGCCGTATCGTGGAAGAAGGCAACCACGCTGAACTCTTGGCTAAAGGCGGCCTCTATGCCAGCCTGTGGGCACATCAAAGCGGCGGCTTTCTCAACGTAAAAGAGCTGGAGGCAGGGCAGACGCTTGAGAAGGAGTAAAGCCTGCTGGCTGTCGAACAAACATGAAGGAAGGCTACCTGAAAATTTTCAGGTAGCCTTTTGCTGTATTTTGCTTTAATTCGCGTTCATATTGATGTTGTCTTTAAATTGTGCGTTTGATACTTGCACCATCAGTGGATCGGCTGAGCCGATGGCTTTGAGATCGTGATGTGCTCTTTACGCCGTGTTGAAAATGAAATTTATCCTTTTAATTATTAATGACAATTTACATTATGGCGGGCTGTCTGAAAAGTGAATTCGCCCTTTATCATTCACGCTAATCTAATTGTTTCAAACATGCATGAGGGTAAGGCGGCAATCTATGCTGCCAGGAGAGCCGACGCGCATCCTATTTGGAACGACTATATAGCTGAAGCACTTATTTTCATACAAGGCAAACTAACACTGTATGAGGAGATAAGTGTTTTATCTATCACAACGCCAATAACAAAACAAGCCCGAACCTTGTGGATTCGGGCTGTTGCTATTTTCTGCTACACTTTAAAGCTTGGCGGTACCATTGATTTTCCGATTAATCAGCCACTGTTGCGCCATACTCAAGAGGTTGTTCACCACATAGTAGAGCACCAGGCCGGCGGGGAAGAAGAAGAACATCACGGAAAAAGCCAGCGGCATGATTTTCATCATTTTGGCCTGCATCGGGTCGCTCGGTGGTGGGCTGAGTTTGGTTTGGATATACATGGTCAGCGCCATCAGAATTGGCAGGATGTAGAGTGGGTCGGGGCGAGCCAGGTCAGCCACCCAGCCCCACGGGGCTTGGCGCAGCTCAACAGAGGCGAGCAGCACCCAATACAGACCGATAAACACGGGGAACTGCAACAGCATGGGTAGGCAGCCGCCCAGAGGGTTGATTTTCTCGTCTTTATACATCTTCATCATGGCCTGTTGCAGCGCTGCACGGTCGTCACCGTGCTGTTTTTTCAGCATTTCCAGCTTAGGTGCAACGGCACGCATCTTGGCCATGGAGCGGTAGGATGCGTTGGTGAGCGGCAGCAGCAGGGTTTTGACGATGATGGTCAGCAAAACGATGGACCAGCCCCAGTTGCCGATGAGACTGTGCAGCCAGTTGAGCAAGCCGAACAGCGGCGCGGCCACCACATGGGTACGGCCATAGTCTTTCACCAGCTCCAAGCGGTCAGCCACTTTGCTGATCACGGCGTATTCCTGCGGGCCGGCATACAATTCGGCAGGCACGCTCAGTTTCTGGCCAGCAGCAATCGCGGGCAGCGGCACACGCACGCCGGCGGAGTAAAGGTTGTCGCTACGGCGTTTGATATCGAGCAAGCAGTTGCCGTTTTGGCAGATGCTGTTGCCATCTTTGGGCTGTAACACCCATACGGTGGTGAAGTAGTGCTGAGTGAAGCCAACCCAGCCGCTGGTAGCGGTGCGCTGGTAATCGGCGCGATCACGTTTGCTTTCGAAGTCGTCGTCCAAATCTTTAAACGGCACTTTTTGGAAGTTACCATCGGGCGTGTAGGCTACTGGGCCGACATAGGTTTGGTTGAAATAACCGCTGCCCTCGGGCGTGCTGTTGTCGCGCAGCACACGATACACGCCGTCCAGCTTCAGCGGGGTATCAGTGTGGTTGGTAATATCGAACCGTACATCAATAAGGTAGCTGCCTTTACGGAAGGTGTACACTTTGTCTACCTGAACGCCGTTGGTTTCTGGCGCGCTCAAGCGCACTTCCAGCGTATCTCCATTGAGGGTGTAGCTGTTTTGCGGGGCTTTGAAGCTGCTGTCTTGTAACAGGTAGTTACCTTTTTGGTCGATCAGCAGCGATTGCACCAAATATTTGTGTTCGCTGTTGTCGGAAAGCAGGGTGAAGGTTTTGCTGGCATCGCCGGCGGAGTTGTGTTTGAGTAAATCCAACCCGCGCAAATCGCCACTGTTTTCATCGATCACGGCTTGGAGCGTGTCGGTACTTACGGTAATCGGTTTGGTAGGTGGCAAATCGTTCCCGGCAACGGGGGCGGCGGCTTGCTGCTCCGTCTGCGCTGCGGCCTGTTCGGGCTGCTGCGGTTGGGGATTGAAATAATTCCAAACCATCAGGGTCAGGATAGCGATAATGGCGAAAACCGCCGTCCGCTTCAATTCATTGTTGGATTCCATAATCGGGTTCCGTTTGAAAACAGGAGAAAACGGCAGTCTGAATTTAATGCAGGCTACCTGAAGATTTAGTCGCCATGCAGCACGGATGCCGCATGGCAGGGTTAAGGCACAGGGTCGTAGCCGCTGCCTCCCCACGGATGGCAACGGCTGATGCGCTTGGCTGCCAGCCAGCCGCCTTTGAGCGCACCGTATTTGCTCACCGCCTCAATGGCGTATTGCGAACAAGTGGGCTGATAACGGCAGCGCGGCAGCAGCAGCGGGCTGATTGCGTATTGGTAAAACCGGATCAGCCCCAGCAGGATTTTGGCTAGCATGGTTTTTTCGGTACAATCTGTTCCAACTGTGCCAACACCTGCTGCCGCTCTGCCTTGCCGAACGGACGGCACACGCGAATCACCAAATCGCTGCTGTCTAAATGGTGCCGATTGAGACGGAACCATTCGCGCAGCGTGCGTTTCATATAATTGCGGCGGTTGGCACGTCGGGCAGTTTTCTTGGCCACCACCAAACCCAGCCGCGGATGTCCCAGCCCGTTGGGCTTGTGCCACAGTTGGATATCCGGCCGCGATTTCAGCCGGCGTAAAGCAAAAACGGATGAGAAATCATCCGTTTTCAGTAAGCGGTATGGTTTGCCGAAACAGTAATCCACTGTTACACGGCCAAACGTTTACGGCCTTTGGC from Eikenella exigua encodes the following:
- a CDS encoding ABC transporter ATP-binding protein, coding for MFNRLFSWFENRIDPYPASEPKTPRNGLFGFIWSNLEGVRGWLVLLALLSGGIGIGEALLFQFIGKIVDWLGRYTPETLFAEKGLALVGMGVLMVVLVIWTFFTSSIRLQVLQGVFPMRLRWNFHRLMLGQSLSFYQDEFAGRVSAKVMQTALAVRDTVMTIADMVMYVLVYFITSGVILVALDSWLLLPFVGWLIGFSLVMRFLIPRLGQTAARQADARSLMTGRVTDAYANIATVKLFSHGAREADYARRSMEEFMVTVHAQMRLATLLYSASAAVNTALTLSTAVLGIWLWHNGQVGVGAVATATAMALRVNGLSQYIMWESARLFENIGTVADGMGTLSKPQTILDKPEAKPLLVNKGEICFNHIDFSYEPGKPLLNGFNLHICPGEKVGLIGRSGAGKSTIVNLLLRFYEPQSGKICIDGQNIDSVTQESLRAQIGLVTQDTSLLHRSVRDNIIYGRPDATEEDMLQAARRAEAAEFIPQLSDAKGRKGYDAHVGERGVKLSGGQRQRIAIARVMLKDAPILLLDEATSALDSEVEAAIQESLGTMMEGKTVIAIAHRLSTIAAMDRLIVLDKGRIVEEGNHAELLAKGGLYASLWAHQSGGFLNVKELEAGQTLEKE
- the yidC gene encoding membrane protein insertase YidC; translation: MESNNELKRTAVFAIIAILTLMVWNYFNPQPQQPEQAAAQTEQQAAAPVAGNDLPPTKPITVSTDTLQAVIDENSGDLRGLDLLKHNSAGDASKTFTLLSDNSEHKYLVQSLLIDQKGNYLLQDSSFKAPQNSYTLNGDTLEVRLSAPETNGVQVDKVYTFRKGSYLIDVRFDITNHTDTPLKLDGVYRVLRDNSTPEGSGYFNQTYVGPVAYTPDGNFQKVPFKDLDDDFESKRDRADYQRTATSGWVGFTQHYFTTVWVLQPKDGNSICQNGNCLLDIKRRSDNLYSAGVRVPLPAIAAGQKLSVPAELYAGPQEYAVISKVADRLELVKDYGRTHVVAAPLFGLLNWLHSLIGNWGWSIVLLTIIVKTLLLPLTNASYRSMAKMRAVAPKLEMLKKQHGDDRAALQQAMMKMYKDEKINPLGGCLPMLLQFPVFIGLYWVLLASVELRQAPWGWVADLARPDPLYILPILMALTMYIQTKLSPPPSDPMQAKMMKIMPLAFSVMFFFFPAGLVLYYVVNNLLSMAQQWLINRKINGTAKL
- the yidD gene encoding membrane protein insertion efficiency factor YidD, with translation MLAKILLGLIRFYQYAISPLLLPRCRYQPTCSQYAIEAVSKYGALKGGWLAAKRISRCHPWGGSGYDPVP
- the rnpA gene encoding ribonuclease P protein component, with product MDYCFGKPYRLLKTDDFSSVFALRRLKSRPDIQLWHKPNGLGHPRLGLVVAKKTARRANRRNYMKRTLREWFRLNRHHLDSSDLVIRVCRPFGKAERQQVLAQLEQIVPKKPC